TTCTTATTTAAATTTTAGAAATCTCAAAAAGGAATCCTATGTCCAATATTTTTACAAAACACCCTTTGTATTTGCTCGTGCGTTGTGCATTGCCTCATTGCATAAGTGGCGTGTTTCTTTCTTTATGTTACATTATTGATGGTATCTTTGTAGGCAAGTTTTTAGGCAGCGAAGATTTAGCAGTTATGGGGCTTATTATGCCCTTTGTCATCATTAGCTTTGCACTTACAGATATGATTGCCATTGGCTCCTCTGTGCTCATTAGCCTTTCTTTGGGCAAAGGGAAGTCAAAAGAGGCTTCCATTCTGTTTAGCACTTCTTTAGTTGTTACCTTTGTTTTCTCTTGTTTTATGGCAATGTGTGCCTTTTTCCTTGCACCTTTTTTAATAGATTTGCTAGATATTAGCAACCTATCAAAAGTAAAGGCAAAAGATTTTGTGAGTATTTTTATCTATTTTACACCGCTTATTGCGTTTCATTTCGCCTTGGATAATTATTTGCGAATTTGCGCCAAAAATATGTATAGTATGTTTATCAACATTCTTATGGCGCTTTGCAATATCTTTTTGGATTATTTGTTTATCGTAGTGCTTGGCTGGGGGTTGTTTTCATCAGCACTTGCTCTTTGTATAAGTTTGGCTTTGACTACAATTTTGGGATTTTTGCCTTTTATTTTTGGTAATGTGGAGCTAAAATTTAGCAGGATTCTTTTTAAGCTAAAAACCTTTTTAAACATTTTTTACAATGGAAGTTCTGTATTTTTGGGCAATATTTCAGGCTCAATCCTAACGATTGTCGCAAATTTTTTATTGCTTAAACTCGCTGGAGAAAGTGGTGTAGCGACATTTTCTATTATACTTTATATTGATACTTTCATTATCGCTTTTATTATGAGCCTATGCGAGGGTATGCAACCCGCACTAAGCTACAATTACGCTAAAAAGGACAAAGCAAGATTAAAATCTCTTATCCTCTCTATCCTTAGCACCGCTTTTTTGCTTTGTTTTGGTGTTTTTATAGCTATTATGCTATGGAGTGAAAGCCTCATTGAGCTTTTCACAGAAAAAACCAATCAAGATTTTATCATCTTTAGTGCTTTTGCGTTGAACCTATATGCGCTCAATTATTGTATCACTTGGTTTAATGTATGCGTAAGCTCTTTTCTCACCGCTTTTAACAAAGCCTCTTATTCTCTCTTAATTACTTTGGTGCAAGGTTGTTTTGCACCACTTTGTAGCCTTTTTGTCTTAACTTACTTTTTTGGGCTTAATGGCATTTGGTGCGCTGCATTTGTAGGCGATTTGCTTTGTATTGT
This portion of the Helicobacter ganmani genome encodes:
- a CDS encoding MATE family efflux transporter; the protein is MSNIFTKHPLYLLVRCALPHCISGVFLSLCYIIDGIFVGKFLGSEDLAVMGLIMPFVIISFALTDMIAIGSSVLISLSLGKGKSKEASILFSTSLVVTFVFSCFMAMCAFFLAPFLIDLLDISNLSKVKAKDFVSIFIYFTPLIAFHFALDNYLRICAKNMYSMFINILMALCNIFLDYLFIVVLGWGLFSSALALCISLALTTILGFLPFIFGNVELKFSRILFKLKTFLNIFYNGSSVFLGNISGSILTIVANFLLLKLAGESGVATFSIILYIDTFIIAFIMSLCEGMQPALSYNYAKKDKARLKSLILSILSTAFLLCFGVFIAIMLWSESLIELFTEKTNQDFIIFSAFALNLYALNYCITWFNVCVSSFLTAFNKASYSLLITLVQGCFAPLCSLFVLTYFFGLNGIWCAAFVGDLLCIVLSFVLLKRILKF